Proteins encoded in a region of the Quercus lobata isolate SW786 chromosome 8, ValleyOak3.0 Primary Assembly, whole genome shotgun sequence genome:
- the LOC115958237 gene encoding aspartate carbamoyltransferase 2, chloroplastic-like isoform X2 translates to MAVSSSLFTSSLQGSMVAPKTLKCYREYMCSPSNLSCRQSGYSKSVYLTHLRLLPSGKLLKREQTDRVSPKDRIQCCAVQVENAPSFSVGKKFQLDDVIEAQQFDRDILGAIFKVAREVEKIEKNSPGSQILKGYLMATLFYEPSTRTRLSFESAMKRLGGEVLTTENAREFSSAAKGETLEDTIRTIEGYSDIIVMRHFESGAAKRAAVTAGIPIINAGDGPGQHPTQALLDVYTIEREVGKLDGIKVGLVGDLANGRTVRSLAYLLAKYQDVKIYFVSPDVVKMKDDIKDYLTSKGVEWEESTDLMEVASKCDVVYQTRIQKERFGERIDQYEEARGKYIVDQNVLDVMQKHAVVMHPLPRLDEITVDVDGDPRAAYFRQAKNGLYIRMALLKLLLVGW, encoded by the exons ATGGCTGTTTCATCTTCTCTTTTTACATCTTCGTTGCAGGGGAGCATGGTTGCTCCCAAAACATTGAAATGTTACAGAGAGTATATGTGCAGTCCTTCAAATCTTTCCTGCAGACAATCTGGATATTCTAAGTCAGTGTACCTAACACATTTGAGGTTATTGCCCAGTGGGAAATTATTGAAAAGGGAACAAACTGACAGAGTCTCTCCAAAGGACAGAATCCAGTGCTGTGCAGTACAAGTTGAAAATGCACCTTCATTTTCAGTTGGGAAGAAGTTTCAGCTTGATGATGTAATTGAAGCTCAACAATTTGATAGGGATATTCTTGGTGCTATATTTAAAGTCGCACGTGAGGTGGAGAAGATTGAAAAGAATTCTCCTGGAAGCCAAATTCTTAAGGGTTATCTTATGGCTACTCTCTTTTATGAGCCTTCCACTAGAACTAGGCTTTCCTTTGAGTCTGCCATGAAAAGGTTAGGTGGGGAAGTTTTGACAACTGAAAATGCACGGGAGTTTTCATCAGCAGCTAAAGGAGAAACGCTTGAAG ATACCATAAGAACCATTGAGGGTTACTCGGATATAATTGTGATGCGGCACTTTGAAAGTGGTGCTGCCAAAAGAGCAGCTGTCACAGCTGGCATTCCTATTATTAATGCCGGGGATGGTCCTGGGCAGCATCCTACACAG GCTCTCTTGGATGTATATACCATTGAAAGAGAGGTGGGGAAGCTAGATGGCATCAAAGTTGGGCTAGTGGGTGATCTTGCCAATGGAAGGACTGTCCGCTCACTTGCTTACTTGCTTGCCAAGTACCAAGATGTGAAGATCTACTTTGTCTCTCCTGATGTGGTAAAAATGAAG GATGATATAAAAGACTATTTGACATCAAAGGGAGTGGAATGGGAAGAAAGTACTGATTTAATGGAAGTGGCTTCTAAGTGTGATGTAGTGTATCAAACTCGCATTCAGAAAGAAAGATTTGGAGAGAGAATTGACCAATATGAAGAAGCTCGAGGCAAGTACATTGTAGATCAGAATGTCTTGGATGTTATGCAGAAGCATGCTGTGGTCATGCACCCTCTACCAAGGCTTGATGAG ATTACTGTGGATGTCGATGGGGATCCAAGGGCTGCTTATTTTAGACAAGCAAAGAATGGACTTTATATACGGATGGCTCTTTTGAAGCTCTTACTTGTAGGGTGGTGA
- the LOC115958237 gene encoding aspartate carbamoyltransferase 2, chloroplastic-like isoform X1, whose amino-acid sequence MAVSSSLFTSSLQGSMVAPKTLKCYREYMCSPSNLSCRQSGYSKSVYLTHLRLLPSGKLLKREQTDRVSPKDRIQCCAVQVENAPSFSVGKKFQLDDVIEAQQFDRDILGAIFKVAREVEKIEKNSPGSQILKGYLMATLFYEPSTRTRLSFESAMKRLGGEVLTTENAREFSSAAKGETLEDTIRTIEGYSDIIVMRHFESGAAKRAAVTAGIPIINAGDGPGQHPTQALLDVYTIEREVGKLDGIKVGLVGDLANGRTVRSLAYLLAKYQDVKIYFVSPDVVKMKDDIKDYLTSKGVEWEESTDLMEVASKCDVVYQTRIQKERFGERIDQYEEARGKYIVDQNVLDVMQKHAVVMHPLPRLDEITVDVDGDPRAAYFRQAKNGLYIRMALLKLLLFEHAGI is encoded by the exons ATGGCTGTTTCATCTTCTCTTTTTACATCTTCGTTGCAGGGGAGCATGGTTGCTCCCAAAACATTGAAATGTTACAGAGAGTATATGTGCAGTCCTTCAAATCTTTCCTGCAGACAATCTGGATATTCTAAGTCAGTGTACCTAACACATTTGAGGTTATTGCCCAGTGGGAAATTATTGAAAAGGGAACAAACTGACAGAGTCTCTCCAAAGGACAGAATCCAGTGCTGTGCAGTACAAGTTGAAAATGCACCTTCATTTTCAGTTGGGAAGAAGTTTCAGCTTGATGATGTAATTGAAGCTCAACAATTTGATAGGGATATTCTTGGTGCTATATTTAAAGTCGCACGTGAGGTGGAGAAGATTGAAAAGAATTCTCCTGGAAGCCAAATTCTTAAGGGTTATCTTATGGCTACTCTCTTTTATGAGCCTTCCACTAGAACTAGGCTTTCCTTTGAGTCTGCCATGAAAAGGTTAGGTGGGGAAGTTTTGACAACTGAAAATGCACGGGAGTTTTCATCAGCAGCTAAAGGAGAAACGCTTGAAG ATACCATAAGAACCATTGAGGGTTACTCGGATATAATTGTGATGCGGCACTTTGAAAGTGGTGCTGCCAAAAGAGCAGCTGTCACAGCTGGCATTCCTATTATTAATGCCGGGGATGGTCCTGGGCAGCATCCTACACAG GCTCTCTTGGATGTATATACCATTGAAAGAGAGGTGGGGAAGCTAGATGGCATCAAAGTTGGGCTAGTGGGTGATCTTGCCAATGGAAGGACTGTCCGCTCACTTGCTTACTTGCTTGCCAAGTACCAAGATGTGAAGATCTACTTTGTCTCTCCTGATGTGGTAAAAATGAAG GATGATATAAAAGACTATTTGACATCAAAGGGAGTGGAATGGGAAGAAAGTACTGATTTAATGGAAGTGGCTTCTAAGTGTGATGTAGTGTATCAAACTCGCATTCAGAAAGAAAGATTTGGAGAGAGAATTGACCAATATGAAGAAGCTCGAGGCAAGTACATTGTAGATCAGAATGTCTTGGATGTTATGCAGAAGCATGCTGTGGTCATGCACCCTCTACCAAGGCTTGATGAG ATTACTGTGGATGTCGATGGGGATCCAAGGGCTGCTTATTTTAGACAAGCAAAGAATGGACTTTATATACGGATGGCTCTTTTGAAGCTCTTACTT tttgaaCACGCAGGGATCTGA
- the LOC115956242 gene encoding uncharacterized protein LOC115956242: MGNKFTWSKHYPDGYMVWKRLDKAVGMCDWLTMFPASKYVPQMVTNEMNTMLLAEFTKAKESIGDDVAKAVISCLNSRAIPASLNHTYITLIPMVKSPEHVTEFRPIALCNILYKLISKVLANRLKKILLEIISESQSAFQFDKAISDNILVAFETLHHMKQRRTGKTDFMTMKLDMSKAYDRVEWDFLLLLMERMGFQRRWINLISACISTVTYSILVNGEPKGNIPHKRAQMGDIQSIQNIFERYERVSGQQVNKSKTTLFFSTNVSNATKHAIQEALGVPEVKEYEKYLELTAVVGRNKRACLNFIKDHVWGKIQGWKKKLLSQAGKEILLKSVVQAIPTFAMSCFKLPVGLCKDIEAMTRCSKRSIFPNGSIFEAKQNSGSYAWRSILKARKVISHGGLWRVGDGCNIRTFGDPWLMDNNESRVSIPNNSLLENNTVDVLIDQHTREWKVNLIDSVFTLDEAKLIKAIPLSSLPQNNFLFWPLDSFGNYTIKSGYKMLSEECHNDEDGQATRGVSNSVWKGIWKMSTPGKIKHFLWRACSDALPTKSNLLKRKILEKDTCQFCAKEPENISHALWECELLHQEKQDWLNEPMMPVQKIAVEAHHYLATYRSGINIMQKKQPQSRTRWYPSPLGRYKTNFDGAVFEQIGEAGIRVVIRNSAGEVMA; this comes from the exons ATGGGAAATAAATTTACTTGGAGTAAGCACTACCCTGATGGATACATGGTTTGGAAAAGGCTTGATAAAGCTGTGGGCATGTGTGATTGGCTTACAATGTTTCCAGCTTCTAAG TATGTTCCACAGATGGTCACCAATGAAATGAACACTATGCTATTAGCTGAATTTACAAAAGCTAAG GAGAGCATTGGGGATGATGTGGCCAAGGCTGTTATCTCTTGTCTGAATTCAAGGGCGATACCAGCAAGCTTAAACCACACATATATCACTCTCATTCCAATGGTCAAGAGTCCGGAGCATGTGACTGAATTCCGCCCAATAGCTTTATGTAACATCCTGTACAAGCTAATTTCAAAAGTCTTGGCGAACCGATTGAAGAAGATCCTACTTGAAATAATTTCTGAGTCACAAAGTGCCTTCCAATTTGATAAGGCTATTAGTGACAATATCCTGGTGGCATTTGAGACTCTCCACCACATGAAACAGAGGAGAACAGGCAAGACGGATTTCATGACTATGAAGCTGGACATGAGCAAAGCGTATGATAGAGTAGAATGggattttcttcttctactaATGGAAAGAATGGGCTTTCAAAGGAGATGGATTAATCTCATTTCAGCTTGTATAAGCACGGTGACGTATTCGATTCTTGTGAATGGCGAACCCAAGGGTAATATCCCCCACAAGAG AGCTCAAATGGGAGATATCCAGAGCATCCAGAATATTTTTGAGAGATATGAGAGGGTCTCAGGGCAACAGGTCAATAAATCCAAAACTACTCTATTCTTTAGCACAAATGTCTCTAATGCCACAAAACACGCTATCCAGGAAGCCCTTGGCGTGCCTGAAGTTAAGGAGTATGAGAAGTACTTGGAGTTAACGGCAGTAGTGGGGAGGAACAAAAGAGCATGCTTGAATTTTATCAAGGACCATGTGTGGGGAAAAATACAAGGTTGGAAGAAGAAATTATTATCGCAAGCAGGTAAGGAGATTCTCCTCAAATCTGTAGTCCAAGCCATACCAACCTTTGCCATGAGTTGTTTCAAATTACCAGTGGGGCTATGTAAAGATATTGAAGCAATGACAAG GTGTTCAAAGCGAAGTATTTTTCCCAATGGTTCAATCTTTGAGGCAAAGCAAAATTCGGGCTCATATGCATGGAGAAGCATCTTAAAGGCAAGGAAAGTTATTTCTCATGGGGGGTTGTGGCGGGTTGGAGATGGTTGTAATATTAGAACTTTTGGAGACCCATGGCTGATGGATAACAATGAAAGCCGAGTTAGTATACCAAATAACTCTTTACTTGAGAACAACACGGTTGATGTGCTTATAGACCAACACACGAGGGAGTGGAAGGTCAATCTAATTGACTCAGTCTTCACCCTTGATGAAGCAAAACTTATCAAGGCTATCCCGTTGAGTTCACTACCCCAAAACAATTTTCTGTTTTGGCCTTTGGACAGCTTTGGTAATTACACAATAAAGTCAGGTTATAAAATGCTGAGTGAGGAATGTCACAATGATGAAGATGGCCAAGCAACTCGTGGAGTTAGTAACTCAGTTTGGAAAGGAATATGGAAGATGTCCACTCCTGGAAAAATCAAACACTTTCTATGGAGAGCATGTTCAGATGCTTTGCCCACTAAATCAAACCTACTGAAGAGAAAAATCCTTGAGAAGGATACATGTCAGTTCTGTGCAAAGGAACCTGAAAACATCTCACACGCCTTATGGGAGTGCGAGTTGTTGCATCAG GAGAAACAAGACTGGCTCAATGAACCAATGATGCCCGTTCAAAAAATTGCAGTGGAAGCCCACCATTATCTTGCTACCTACAGGTCTGGGATTAATATTATGCAGAAAAAACAACCCCAATCAAGGACTAGATGGTACCCTTCTCCACTTGGTAGGTACAAGACCAACTTTGATGGTGCTGTGTTTGAACAAATAGGGGAAGCAGGGATAAGAGTGGTGATTAGAAACTCAGCTGGAGAAGTAATGGCTTAA